From the genome of Deinococcus sp. JMULE3, one region includes:
- a CDS encoding carboxymuconolactone decarboxylase family protein — protein sequence MSDDPAPRARDVIFGSQQDRIQQRLDALDPDLGTYIRDFAYDTVYDRPGLDLKTKELIACALLVSLGSPPELRTHLRGALNAGATEAEVRGALMMCVPYLGFPRTVAAFEVLRQHLGTQRPAPTREAGPVDAG from the coding sequence GTGAGTGACGACCCCGCACCCCGCGCCCGCGACGTGATCTTCGGTTCGCAGCAGGACCGCATCCAGCAGCGGCTCGACGCGCTCGATCCCGATCTGGGCACGTATATCCGCGACTTCGCGTACGACACGGTGTACGACCGGCCCGGACTGGACCTGAAAACCAAGGAACTCATCGCGTGCGCGCTGCTGGTGTCCCTGGGCAGCCCGCCGGAACTCCGCACGCACCTGCGCGGCGCGCTGAACGCCGGGGCGACCGAAGCCGAGGTGCGCGGCGCCCTGATGATGTGCGTGCCGTACCTGGGGTTCCCCCGGACGGTCGCCGCCTTCGAGGTGCTGCGCCAGCACCTGGGAACGCAAAGACCGGCCCCCACGCGGGAGGCCGGTCCGGTTGACGCAGGTTAG
- a CDS encoding ATP-dependent Clp protease ATP-binding subunit produces the protein MNRYDDRARLVFHYAREEGNRLGHAMVGPEHLLLGLMREGGTAASILGEFGASLDGLRRRVEEIIGRGEGNRLNDAPSITPRARRVMELASSEARALGAQVTSTEHILLGIIREGDGVAFRILQELTKDVDTIRWRILAQGEGAGSKPAKPVATPFLDEYGRDLTKWAREGKLDPVIGRSEEIRRVTQILTRRTKNNPVLIGDPGVGKTAIVEGLALAIHEKRTPPNLHNVRLVSLDLSGVVAGTKYRGEFEERLRQIIEELRNAKVMAFIDELHTLVGAGGAEGTLDAANILKPALSRGEIQVIGATTTGEYHRYIEKDAALERRFQPVIVLEPSPAETLQILRGLKPKYEEHHGVQIPEQALELAVRIGERSLPGRNFPDKAIDLIDEAASRVRLNMSVGLPVAETEDGEPYVTREDIESVINSMGGIYSEETAAQLVDLEQQLQDQVYGQPDAIRALSSALRRARVGLGGRTRVAASFLFVGSSGVGKTHLAKALARTLFGSERSLIRMDMSEFQESHSVSKLIGSPPGYVGFEQGGRLTEAVRRQPFSVILLDEIEKAHPDVYNTFLQVLDDGRLTDGLGRTVDFRRTIIIMTSNTGFNVNPTVGFSPVTPDNNQPLRHIFTPEFLDRLDEVIRFKSLGEEELVRVAQQLMGEMREELASRELTVTFDPAIAAWLVGKLKSRSPKHAVGSSRQLRTLVREEIEDPLALELASNHGEEVRVVLGQDGIQFEKGEEAATRQILA, from the coding sequence ATGAACCGATACGATGACCGCGCCCGACTGGTGTTCCACTACGCCCGCGAGGAAGGCAACCGCCTGGGCCACGCCATGGTCGGGCCCGAACACCTCCTGCTGGGCCTGATGCGCGAGGGCGGCACCGCCGCGAGCATCCTCGGGGAGTTCGGCGCGTCCCTGGACGGCCTGCGCCGCCGCGTCGAGGAGATCATCGGCCGGGGCGAGGGCAACCGCCTGAACGACGCGCCCAGCATCACACCCCGCGCCCGCCGCGTCATGGAACTCGCGTCCAGCGAGGCCCGCGCCCTGGGCGCGCAGGTGACCAGTACCGAGCACATCCTGCTGGGCATCATCCGCGAGGGTGACGGCGTCGCCTTCCGCATCCTGCAGGAACTTACCAAGGACGTGGACACCATCCGCTGGCGCATCCTCGCGCAGGGCGAGGGCGCGGGCAGCAAACCCGCCAAACCGGTCGCCACGCCGTTCCTCGACGAGTACGGCCGCGACCTGACCAAGTGGGCGCGCGAGGGCAAACTCGACCCCGTGATCGGACGCAGCGAGGAGATCCGCCGCGTCACGCAGATCCTCACGCGCCGCACGAAGAACAACCCCGTCCTGATCGGCGACCCCGGCGTGGGCAAGACCGCCATCGTCGAGGGCCTGGCGCTCGCCATTCACGAGAAGCGCACCCCGCCCAACCTCCACAACGTGCGGCTGGTCAGCCTGGACCTCAGCGGCGTCGTCGCAGGCACCAAGTACCGTGGGGAGTTCGAGGAACGCCTGCGGCAGATCATCGAGGAACTGCGCAACGCGAAGGTCATGGCCTTCATCGACGAGCTGCACACCCTGGTCGGCGCGGGCGGCGCCGAGGGCACGCTGGACGCCGCGAACATCCTCAAGCCCGCCCTGAGCCGCGGCGAGATCCAGGTGATCGGCGCGACCACCACCGGCGAGTACCACCGCTACATCGAGAAGGACGCCGCCCTGGAACGCCGCTTCCAGCCGGTCATCGTGCTGGAACCCAGTCCCGCCGAAACGCTGCAGATCCTGCGCGGCCTGAAACCCAAGTACGAGGAACACCACGGCGTGCAGATCCCCGAGCAGGCGCTGGAACTCGCCGTGCGCATCGGGGAGCGCAGCCTGCCGGGCCGCAACTTCCCGGACAAGGCCATCGACCTGATCGACGAGGCCGCCAGCCGCGTCCGCCTGAACATGAGTGTCGGCCTGCCCGTCGCGGAGACCGAGGACGGCGAGCCCTACGTCACCCGCGAGGACATCGAGAGCGTCATCAACTCCATGGGCGGCATCTACTCCGAGGAAACCGCCGCGCAACTGGTCGACCTGGAACAGCAGTTGCAGGATCAGGTGTACGGCCAGCCGGACGCCATCCGCGCGCTGAGTTCCGCGCTGCGCCGCGCCCGCGTGGGCCTGGGCGGCCGCACCCGCGTCGCCGCGAGCTTCCTGTTCGTCGGGTCCAGCGGCGTCGGCAAGACCCACCTCGCCAAGGCGCTGGCCCGCACGCTGTTCGGCAGTGAACGCAGCCTGATCCGCATGGACATGAGCGAATTCCAGGAAAGCCACTCGGTCAGCAAACTGATCGGCTCGCCCCCCGGCTACGTCGGCTTCGAGCAGGGCGGCCGCCTCACGGAAGCCGTGCGCCGCCAGCCGTTCAGCGTGATCCTCCTCGACGAGATCGAGAAGGCGCACCCGGACGTGTACAACACCTTCCTGCAGGTCCTCGACGACGGCCGCCTGACCGACGGACTGGGCCGCACCGTGGACTTCCGCCGCACGATCATCATCATGACCAGCAACACCGGCTTCAACGTGAACCCCACCGTGGGCTTCAGCCCCGTCACGCCGGACAACAACCAGCCGCTGCGGCACATCTTCACGCCGGAATTCCTCGACCGCCTGGACGAGGTCATCCGCTTCAAGAGCCTCGGCGAGGAGGAACTCGTGCGGGTCGCGCAGCAGCTCATGGGCGAGATGCGCGAGGAACTCGCCAGCCGCGAACTGACCGTCACCTTCGACCCCGCCATCGCCGCGTGGCTGGTGGGCAAACTCAAATCCCGCAGCCCCAAACACGCCGTCGGCAGCAGCCGTCAGCTGCGCACCCTGGTCCGCGAGGAGATCGAGGACCCCCTGGCCCTGGAACTCGCCAGCAACCACGGCGAGGAAGTCCGCGTCGTGCTCGGCCAGGACGGCATCCAGTTCGAGAAGGGCGAGGAAGCCGCCACCCGCCAGATCCTCGCGTAA
- a CDS encoding DUF2087 domain-containing protein, which translates to MTKSILDFQDEHGRITGWPSDRRRAHQLAILDYLTGLFEPGVSYDQGQAEQILADHSTLEDPSFLLTELVDGDYLAAQDGTYWRADGRPGARG; encoded by the coding sequence ATGACGAAGAGCATTCTCGATTTCCAGGACGAACACGGCCGTATCACCGGGTGGCCCAGCGACCGCCGCCGCGCGCACCAGCTCGCCATCCTCGACTACCTGACCGGGCTGTTCGAACCCGGCGTGTCCTACGACCAGGGGCAGGCCGAGCAGATCCTCGCCGATCACAGCACCCTGGAAGACCCCAGCTTCCTGCTGACCGAACTCGTGGACGGCGATTACCTTGCTGCGCAGGACGGGACCTACTGGCGGGCGGACGGCCGCCCCGGCGCGCGTGGCTAA
- the radA gene encoding DNA repair protein RadA, with protein sequence MAKARTTYVCSSCGYTSAKPLGRCPNCQAWNSFEEEVPAVTTAARGGAYGGITGGRLTPLSGVGRREEPRTPSGIPELDRVLGGGLVAGGVTLIGGEPGIGKSTLLLQVADKVAAGGGTVLYVAGEESLEQIRLRADRLGVKAEIQLTRDTRAEHVAALMAEHKPALCIVDSIQTVTVEGDGAPGGVAQVRDGTALLTRAAKETGTATVLVGHVTKDGTVAGPKVMEHIVDTTVFLETVGSYRLLRSVKNRFGQAGELGVFEMRGEGLIAVENPSAAFLAERPLDVPGSVVAATIDGQRPMLLEVQALASKTPYPNARRVVVGLDARRVDVVLAVLERRLDLTLGGLDVYVNLAGGLKVPDPGLDLAIALAIYSAVVGRPLPDSVAVFGEVGLAGEVRSTTGSIRRAEEARRAGYTRLIVPPGLDGHPDGVKSVEEAVAQVWGGAPASGRKPRAAAERT encoded by the coding sequence GTGGCTAAAGCCCGCACCACCTACGTCTGCAGCAGTTGCGGGTACACCAGCGCCAAGCCGCTGGGCCGCTGCCCGAACTGCCAGGCGTGGAATTCCTTCGAGGAAGAGGTGCCTGCCGTCACCACGGCCGCGCGCGGCGGGGCGTATGGGGGCATCACGGGTGGCCGTCTCACGCCGCTGTCCGGGGTGGGGCGCCGTGAGGAGCCCCGCACGCCGAGCGGCATTCCGGAACTCGACCGGGTGCTGGGCGGCGGGCTGGTCGCCGGGGGCGTCACGCTGATCGGCGGGGAGCCCGGCATCGGCAAGAGCACCCTGCTCCTGCAGGTGGCGGACAAGGTCGCGGCGGGGGGCGGCACGGTGCTGTACGTGGCGGGCGAGGAATCCCTGGAGCAGATCCGCCTGCGCGCCGACCGGCTGGGCGTGAAGGCCGAGATCCAATTGACCCGCGACACCCGCGCCGAACATGTGGCCGCGCTGATGGCCGAGCATAAGCCCGCGCTGTGCATCGTGGACTCCATCCAGACCGTGACCGTCGAGGGTGACGGCGCGCCGGGCGGCGTGGCGCAGGTCCGCGACGGCACCGCTCTGCTGACCCGCGCCGCCAAGGAGACCGGCACCGCCACCGTCCTGGTCGGGCACGTCACCAAGGACGGCACGGTCGCCGGACCGAAAGTCATGGAGCACATCGTGGACACCACCGTCTTCCTGGAAACGGTCGGGTCGTACCGCCTGCTGCGCAGCGTGAAGAACCGCTTCGGGCAGGCCGGTGAACTCGGCGTGTTCGAGATGCGCGGCGAGGGCCTGATCGCCGTCGAGAACCCGTCGGCGGCGTTCCTGGCCGAGCGGCCCCTGGACGTGCCGGGTAGCGTCGTCGCCGCCACCATCGACGGGCAGCGCCCCATGCTGCTGGAAGTGCAGGCGCTCGCCAGCAAGACGCCGTACCCGAACGCCCGCCGGGTCGTGGTGGGCCTCGACGCCCGCCGCGTGGACGTCGTCCTGGCCGTGCTGGAACGCCGCCTGGATCTGACGCTGGGCGGCCTGGACGTGTACGTGAACCTCGCGGGCGGCCTGAAGGTGCCCGATCCGGGCCTGGACCTCGCCATTGCCCTGGCGATCTACAGCGCCGTGGTGGGCCGCCCCCTGCCGGACAGTGTCGCCGTGTTCGGCGAGGTCGGCCTGGCGGGCGAGGTGCGCTCCACGACCGGCTCCATCCGCCGTGCCGAGGAAGCCCGCCGCGCCGGGTACACCCGACTGATCGTCCCGCCCGGCCTGGACGGCCACCCGGACGGCGTGAAGAGCGTCGAGGAGGCTGTCGCGCAGGTGTGGGGCGGCGCCCCGGCGTCCGGCCGGAAACCCCGCGCGGCTGCCGAACGTACCTGA
- a CDS encoding PH domain-containing protein: MTAPLSAAPPTSPVWFRALVWLAPLLLIVTAWIPDDSADKPLPVAGSVALTLLGVGLAALFAQVPRRLSYTLTDTGLRISRFSGTFEWPYRELRVRRTDAGLGVRGGGVGLPGYYTGTYTFTGAGYRSVQAIASNTRGGLIVERGGTPYYLTPADPDAFAQALAARGVPVLD; the protein is encoded by the coding sequence ATGACTGCCCCGCTGTCGGCCGCGCCGCCCACCTCGCCCGTCTGGTTCCGGGCGCTGGTGTGGCTGGCGCCCCTGCTCCTGATCGTGACCGCCTGGATCCCGGATGACAGCGCCGACAAGCCCCTGCCGGTGGCAGGCAGCGTGGCATTGACCCTGCTGGGCGTGGGGCTGGCCGCACTGTTCGCGCAGGTGCCCCGGCGCCTCTCGTACACCCTGACCGACACGGGCCTGCGCATCAGCCGCTTCTCCGGCACGTTCGAGTGGCCGTACCGCGAACTGCGCGTGCGCCGCACCGACGCCGGGCTGGGCGTGCGGGGCGGCGGGGTGGGCCTGCCCGGCTACTACACCGGGACCTACACCTTCACGGGGGCCGGGTACCGCAGCGTGCAGGCCATCGCGTCGAACACGCGCGGCGGCCTGATCGTCGAGCGGGGCGGCACCCCGTACTACCTGACGCCCGCCGACCCGGACGCCTTCGCGCAGGCGCTCGCCGCGCGGGGTGTGCCCGTGCTGGACTGA
- a CDS encoding cation diffusion facilitator family transporter, with translation MTRGSTAPDHAGHDHGHEHSEHGHAGQGHGGHDHNHGANANARQLTLALLLTGGFLFVEVAYAFISGSLALLSDAGHMLTDAAALALSLLALRLGARPADARRTFGYRRAEVLAAALNAGALFAVGIYVLVEAARRFAQPVEVQATPMLIVAVLGLIVNLISARILVGGQGESLNMRSAYLEVMGDLLGSVAVIVGALLIRFTGWTWVDPLLGAGIGLWVLPRTWALLRASINVLLEGVPRGLDLDALRAELHALPGVDDVHDLHVWSVTGGVNNLTAHLVAPTADDSLLHEVEEVAARFGITHSTVQIEGPDAHAGGGAALHP, from the coding sequence ATGACAAGAGGTTCCACCGCTCCCGACCATGCCGGGCACGACCACGGGCACGAGCACAGCGAGCACGGGCACGCCGGGCAGGGCCATGGTGGGCACGACCACAACCACGGCGCGAACGCGAACGCTAGGCAGCTGACCCTCGCGCTGCTGCTGACCGGCGGGTTCCTGTTCGTGGAGGTCGCGTACGCGTTCATCTCCGGCAGTCTGGCCCTGCTGAGCGACGCGGGGCACATGCTGACCGACGCGGCGGCGCTGGCCCTGTCCCTGCTGGCACTGCGGTTGGGGGCGCGGCCCGCCGACGCGCGGCGCACCTTCGGGTACCGCCGCGCAGAGGTGCTGGCCGCCGCCCTGAACGCCGGGGCGCTGTTCGCCGTGGGGATCTACGTGCTCGTGGAGGCCGCGCGCCGCTTCGCGCAGCCGGTCGAGGTGCAGGCCACCCCCATGCTGATCGTGGCGGTGCTGGGCCTGATCGTGAACCTGATCAGCGCCCGCATCCTGGTCGGGGGGCAGGGCGAGAGCCTGAACATGCGCTCGGCGTACCTGGAGGTCATGGGGGACCTGCTGGGCAGCGTCGCCGTGATCGTCGGCGCGCTGCTGATCCGCTTCACCGGCTGGACGTGGGTGGACCCGCTGCTGGGCGCGGGCATCGGCCTGTGGGTGCTGCCCCGCACCTGGGCGCTGCTGCGCGCCAGCATCAATGTCCTGCTGGAGGGCGTACCGCGCGGCCTGGACCTTGACGCCCTGCGCGCCGAACTGCACGCACTGCCCGGCGTGGACGACGTGCACGACCTGCACGTCTGGAGCGTGACGGGCGGCGTGAACAACCTGACGGCGCATCTGGTCGCTCCGACGGCAGACGACTCGCTCCTGCATGAGGTGGAGGAGGTCGCGGCCCGATTCGGCATCACCCACAGCACCGTGCAGATCGAGGGGCCGGACGCGCATGCGGGAGGCGGGGCGGCGCTGCATCCCTGA
- a CDS encoding helix-turn-helix transcriptional regulator, giving the protein MNHHTFTALADPHRFQIVELLRERPHSVGEIADRLGLRQPQTSKHLRVLTDAGLVHMEPQANRRIAHLSPTPFRDLDDWLTRYRPLWEERLDRLDDYLRTLPPEDPAPDPTESGGSP; this is encoded by the coding sequence TTGAACCACCACACCTTCACCGCCCTGGCCGACCCGCACCGTTTCCAGATCGTCGAACTGCTGCGCGAACGGCCCCACAGCGTCGGCGAGATCGCCGACCGCCTGGGCCTGCGCCAGCCGCAGACCTCCAAGCACCTGCGCGTCCTCACGGACGCCGGACTGGTCCACATGGAACCCCAGGCCAACCGCCGCATCGCCCACCTGAGCCCCACCCCGTTTCGTGACCTCGACGACTGGCTGACCCGCTACCGCCCCCTCTGGGAGGAACGGCTGGACCGGCTGGACGACTACCTGCGCACCCTCCCACCCGAAGACCCCGCACCCGACCCCACCGAATCCGGAGGTTCCCCATGA
- a CDS encoding SRPBCC domain-containing protein — translation MTHATLDHRIEDARTLVLERTFAATPERVFAAFTQAEHLKHWWGPRGWTLTHCTVDLRPGGRWHYCMTCTDPAQGEFFGMNSWGLGVYEHIEAPTRLTYTDHFSDEHGAMNDQMPATLADLTFEAVPGGTRVTSRSTYVRPEDLQAVMDMGMLQGISETWDRLAEHLA, via the coding sequence ATGACGCACGCCACGCTCGACCACCGCATCGAAGACGCCCGAACCCTCGTGCTGGAACGCACGTTCGCCGCCACTCCTGAACGCGTGTTTGCCGCGTTCACGCAGGCCGAGCACCTGAAGCACTGGTGGGGGCCGCGCGGCTGGACCCTCACGCACTGCACCGTGGACCTGCGCCCCGGCGGCCGCTGGCACTACTGCATGACCTGCACCGACCCCGCACAGGGCGAGTTCTTCGGCATGAACAGCTGGGGCCTGGGCGTGTACGAGCACATCGAGGCGCCCACCCGCCTGACGTACACCGACCACTTCAGCGACGAGCACGGCGCCATGAACGACCAGATGCCCGCCACGCTGGCCGACCTGACCTTCGAGGCCGTTCCCGGCGGCACCCGCGTCACCAGCCGCTCCACGTACGTCCGCCCGGAAGACCTCCAGGCCGTCATGGACATGGGGATGCTGCAGGGCATCAGCGAGACGTGGGACCGCCTGGCCGAACACCTCGCCTGA
- the clpB gene encoding ATP-dependent chaperone ClpB, with protein MNPERFTEATTQAVQQAQTLAQQSGHQNLTPTHVLRALTDNDTATRALTLAGGDLTQIRAALDAELAKLPRVQGGEGQLYLDPALARAFQKADTLAGQLGDSFVAADALLLALRGEYRGKGLPTEIDLNRAVNEQRKGKTVTTKTSEQQFDALAKYGTDLTQRARDGKFDPVIGRDEEIRRAMQILLRRTKNNPVLIGEPGVGKTAIAEGLAIRIVKGDVPDGLKNKRIVSLEMGSLLAGAKFRGEFEERLKGVIDEVIASAGEVILFVDEIHTIVGAGKTEGSPDAGNMLKPALARGELHLIGATTLSEYREIEKDPALERRFQPVFVDEPSVEDTISILRGIKERYQVHHNVEITDPALVAAAQLSQRYITDRQLPDKAIDLIDESAARLRMALESSPERIDQLERRKLQLEIEREALKREKDQDSQNRLLDIEGTLKGIIDELADVRARWEGERHEVAALREKRESLDQVRTDIEKARRDYDLQRAAELEYGTLPQLEKEVQELERKLKGAEFAHTQVTEEDIASVVSRWTGIPVNKLMEGEREKLLKLEEQLHGRVIGQDRAIVSVADAIRRSRAGLSDPNRPLGSFMFLGPTGVGKTELAKALAEFLFDSQDAMVRIDMSEYMEKHTVARLIGAPPGYVGFEEGGQLTEAVRRRPYAVLLFDEIEKAHPDVFNVLLQVLDDGRLTDGQGRTVDFRNTLIILTSNIGSPLILEMQHRGEDASEIRDAVMGELQGHFRPEFLNRVDDIIVFDALTAADLHRIVDIQMRGLIKRLAERRVSLHLTGAAKDRLAQIGYDPAFGARPLKRAISREIETPLAREILQGNVPDSSSLTVDYDGTTFTFQTGALN; from the coding sequence TTGAACCCCGAACGCTTCACCGAAGCCACCACCCAGGCCGTGCAGCAGGCGCAGACGCTCGCGCAGCAGAGCGGGCACCAGAACCTGACGCCCACCCACGTTCTGCGTGCCCTGACCGACAACGACACCGCCACGCGCGCCCTGACCCTGGCGGGCGGCGACCTGACGCAGATCCGCGCCGCGCTGGACGCTGAACTGGCCAAACTGCCGCGCGTGCAGGGTGGCGAGGGTCAGCTGTACCTCGACCCCGCACTGGCCCGCGCCTTTCAGAAGGCCGACACCCTGGCCGGGCAACTCGGCGACTCGTTCGTGGCGGCCGACGCCCTCCTGCTCGCCCTGCGCGGCGAGTACCGCGGCAAGGGGCTGCCCACCGAAATCGACCTGAACCGCGCCGTGAACGAGCAGCGCAAAGGAAAGACCGTGACGACCAAGACCAGTGAGCAGCAGTTCGACGCCCTCGCCAAGTACGGCACCGACCTCACGCAGCGCGCCCGCGACGGCAAGTTCGACCCCGTCATCGGCCGCGACGAGGAGATCCGCCGCGCCATGCAGATCCTCCTGCGCCGCACGAAGAACAACCCCGTGCTGATCGGCGAACCCGGCGTCGGCAAGACCGCCATCGCGGAGGGCCTCGCCATCCGCATCGTGAAGGGCGACGTGCCCGACGGCCTGAAGAACAAACGCATCGTCAGCCTGGAGATGGGCAGCCTGCTGGCGGGCGCGAAGTTCCGCGGGGAGTTCGAGGAACGCCTCAAGGGCGTCATCGACGAGGTGATCGCCTCGGCGGGCGAGGTCATTCTGTTCGTGGACGAGATCCACACCATCGTCGGCGCGGGCAAGACCGAGGGCAGCCCGGACGCGGGCAACATGCTCAAACCGGCGCTGGCGCGCGGCGAACTGCACCTGATCGGCGCGACGACCCTCAGCGAGTACCGCGAGATCGAGAAGGACCCCGCCCTGGAACGCCGTTTCCAGCCGGTGTTCGTGGACGAACCCAGCGTGGAGGACACGATCAGCATCCTGCGCGGCATCAAGGAGCGCTACCAGGTGCACCACAACGTGGAGATCACCGACCCGGCGCTGGTGGCCGCCGCGCAGCTGTCGCAGCGGTACATCACGGACCGGCAGCTGCCGGACAAGGCCATCGACCTGATCGACGAGTCCGCCGCCCGGCTGCGCATGGCGCTGGAGAGCAGCCCCGAGCGCATTGATCAGCTCGAACGCCGCAAGCTGCAACTGGAGATCGAACGCGAGGCCCTGAAGCGTGAGAAGGATCAGGACAGCCAGAACCGCCTGCTGGACATCGAGGGCACCCTAAAGGGCATCATCGACGAGCTGGCCGACGTCCGCGCCCGCTGGGAGGGCGAACGGCATGAGGTCGCCGCGCTGCGCGAGAAACGCGAATCGCTCGATCAGGTGCGCACCGACATCGAGAAGGCGCGCCGCGACTACGACCTGCAACGCGCCGCCGAACTGGAGTACGGGACCCTGCCGCAGCTGGAGAAAGAGGTGCAGGAACTCGAGCGGAAACTCAAGGGCGCCGAGTTCGCGCACACGCAGGTGACCGAGGAGGACATCGCGTCGGTGGTCAGCCGCTGGACTGGCATCCCCGTGAACAAGCTGATGGAGGGCGAACGCGAGAAACTCCTGAAACTGGAGGAGCAGCTGCATGGCCGCGTGATCGGGCAGGACCGCGCCATCGTGAGCGTCGCGGACGCCATCCGCCGCAGCCGCGCCGGGCTCAGCGACCCCAACCGCCCGCTGGGCAGCTTCATGTTCCTCGGGCCGACCGGCGTAGGCAAGACCGAGCTGGCCAAGGCCCTCGCGGAGTTCCTGTTCGACAGTCAGGACGCCATGGTCCGCATCGACATGAGCGAGTACATGGAGAAGCACACCGTCGCCCGCCTGATCGGCGCGCCTCCCGGATACGTGGGCTTCGAGGAGGGCGGCCAGCTGACCGAGGCCGTCCGCCGCCGCCCCTACGCCGTGCTGCTGTTCGACGAGATCGAGAAGGCGCACCCCGACGTGTTCAACGTGCTGCTGCAGGTGCTCGACGACGGCCGCCTGACCGACGGGCAGGGCCGCACCGTGGACTTCCGCAACACGCTGATCATCCTGACGAGCAACATCGGCAGTCCTCTGATCCTGGAAATGCAGCACCGCGGCGAGGACGCCAGCGAGATCCGTGACGCCGTGATGGGCGAGTTGCAGGGTCACTTCCGCCCGGAGTTCCTGAACCGCGTGGACGACATCATCGTGTTCGACGCGCTGACCGCCGCCGACCTGCACCGCATCGTGGACATCCAGATGCGCGGCCTGATCAAACGCCTCGCCGAACGCCGCGTGAGCCTGCACCTGACGGGCGCCGCGAAGGACCGACTGGCGCAGATCGGCTACGACCCGGCCTTCGGCGCCCGCCCCCTCAAGCGCGCCATCAGCCGCGAGATCGAGACGCCCCTGGCCCGCGAGATCCTCCAGGGGAACGTGCCCGACAGCAGCAGCCTGACCGTGGACTACGACGGGACGACCTTCACGTTCCAGACCGGCGCGCTGAACTGA
- a CDS encoding lipocalin family protein has translation MRLKVIPVLAALLLSGCAPVQTVVNPAQLPAATDYGAHANPMEWWYVSAYLPAEGLALHWAQFRVQDSRVPVPLMISHVAVTDLRTGQLTFLEQPAGAGEVTSPPLRVRQGAWTLTQAGPEPTAPLSLKAGPLDLTLTAVKGPVLHPPGFSGSADTGVLFYQGITRLDLTGTVNGRAVRGQAWLDHQWGNQIPGRSALWDWFSVHLAGGRDLMVYRVRRPDGSVAQLIGSVVEPDGRVRAVSGLRAEPGEVWTSPTGRPYTLGWRLVSDEFDLSVRAVRRDQELLSRSTRIAYWEGPIEVTGTWAAAPAAGTGMMELVGGTWSP, from the coding sequence ATGCGTCTCAAGGTCATTCCGGTGCTGGCGGCCCTCCTCCTGAGCGGGTGCGCGCCGGTGCAGACGGTCGTGAACCCGGCCCAGTTGCCCGCCGCGACCGACTACGGGGCACACGCGAACCCGATGGAGTGGTGGTACGTGAGCGCCTACCTGCCCGCAGAGGGGCTGGCGCTGCACTGGGCGCAGTTCCGGGTGCAGGACAGCCGCGTGCCTGTCCCACTGATGATCTCGCACGTGGCGGTCACGGACCTGCGCACGGGTCAGCTGACGTTCCTGGAGCAGCCCGCCGGGGCGGGCGAGGTGACCTCTCCCCCGCTGCGGGTGAGGCAGGGCGCGTGGACGCTGACGCAGGCGGGGCCGGAGCCGACCGCGCCGCTGAGCCTGAAGGCCGGGCCGCTGGATCTGACGCTGACCGCGGTGAAGGGGCCGGTGCTGCACCCGCCGGGGTTCAGCGGCAGTGCCGATACGGGCGTGCTGTTCTATCAGGGGATCACGCGGCTGGACCTGACGGGCACCGTGAACGGGCGCGCGGTGCGGGGGCAGGCGTGGCTGGATCACCAGTGGGGGAACCAGATTCCGGGCCGGTCGGCGCTGTGGGACTGGTTCAGCGTGCACCTGGCGGGTGGGCGGGACCTGATGGTGTACCGGGTGCGGCGCCCGGACGGGAGCGTGGCGCAGCTGATCGGCAGCGTGGTGGAACCGGACGGGCGCGTGCGGGCCGTCTCGGGCCTGCGTGCCGAACCGGGCGAGGTGTGGACCAGTCCCACCGGGCGGCCCTACACGCTGGGCTGGCGGCTGGTGTCCGACGAGTTCGACCTGAGCGTGCGGGCGGTGCGGCGTGATCAGGAGCTCCTGAGCCGCAGCACCCGCATCGCGTACTGGGAGGGACCCATCGAGGTGACGGGCACATGGGCCGCCGCGCCCGCTGCGGGCACCGGCATGATGGAACTCGTCGGGGGGACGTGGTCCCCGTGA